In Monomorium pharaonis isolate MP-MQ-018 chromosome 3, ASM1337386v2, whole genome shotgun sequence, a genomic segment contains:
- the LOC105834465 gene encoding probable beta-hexosaminidase fdl isoform X5 yields the protein MTPHRLLRMVGSMPSGWMRRILLFLVLMTGVLLIAMYAHAPPLASLQPFATRRTFQSPWSWACVANRCERRAVRSSRTSLATCTAHCGGNTRLLWPRPTENVILGDDSVILHLQQIEFVTVNTSDQETKDLLEHAKDVFIGNIRSLVKVLNAKSRSGIDSFIVYLSAGSARSTTLTLDTDESYKLELAPRGKVLEARITGRSYFGVRHGLETLSQLIWWDEAAGKQGALRVLTQATIEDKPAFPYRGLLVDTGRQFFPVEELKRVIDGMAATKLNTLHWHLTDSQSFPFDSTQFPEMARWGAYSGDHIYTPDDIKDLADYARIRGVRIVVEIDSPAHAGAGWQWGAEHGFGELALCVDQQPWSSYCGEPNCGQLNPINEHSYRILEGLYRELLDLTEVRDLVHLGGDEVNLECWAQYGNITLAMQAQNMTDHHALWAEFETKMLQRLIRANRDKVPKAVILWSSPLTKRPYITMYFDQKIHVIQSWGGSNWPETPDLLEDGFRVILSHVDAWYLDCGFGRWRESGEAACGEYRTWQTVYNHRPWKDYLPQQLPLVLGGEAAIWSEQTGQSSLGPRLWPRASAFAERLWSDLPTNSYSTDENVYTRLAMHIEVLNSRGIKTESMWPQWCSQNPGKCL from the exons ACTCCTCAGAATGGTGGGTAGCATGCCCAGCGGATGGATGAGGAGGattctcctcttcctcgtccTGATGACCGGTGTCCTGCTGATCGCCATGTATGCTCACGCTCCGCCACTCGCATCGCTTCAGCCTTTCGCGACGCGACG GACATTTCAAAGTCCGTGGTCCTGGGCGTGTGTGGCGAATCGATGCGAGAGACGAGCGGTAAGGTCTTCGAGGACATCCTTGGCGACTTGCACCGCGCATTGCGGAGGGAACACTCGACTGCTGTGGCCCAGACCGACCGAGAACGTCATCCTCGGCGATGACAGTGTTATCTTGCATCTTCAGCAGATCGAGTTTGTCACTGTAAATACAAGCGATCAGGAGACGAAAGATCTGCTAGAGCATGCGAAGGATGTTTTCATCG GGAACATCAGGAGTCTGGTCAAGGTGTTGAATGCCAAAAGTCGATCAGGTATCGATTCGTTCATCGTGTACCTGAGCGCCGGCAGCGCGCGAAGCACCACCTTGACTCTGGACACCGACGAGTCATATAAGTTGGAGCTCGCGCCAAGGGGGAAAGTTTTAGAGGCTAGAATCACGGGGAGGAGCTACTTCGGGGTGCGGCATGGCCTCGAGACCCTCAGCCAGCTGATCTGGTGGGACGAGGCCGCCGGCAAACAGGGTGCTCTTCGTGTCCTCACACAGGCCACCATCGAGGACAAACCTGCGTTCCCTTATCGCGGTCTTCTCGTCGACACCGGCCGACAATTTTTTCCCGTCGAGGAACTCAAGCGGGTTATTGACGGTATGGCAGCCACGAAGCTCAACACGTTGCATTGGCACCTCACCGACTCGCAGAGTTTTCCGTTCGATTCGACGCAGTTCCCGGAGATGGCGAGATGGGGTGCCTACAGCGGCGATCACATCTACACGCCCGATGACATAAAGGATCTAGCCGATTACGCGAGGATACGCGGCGTCAGAATCGTTGTTGAGATCGATTCTCCGGCCCACGCTGGCGCTGGATGGCAATGGG gTGCAGAACACGGTTTCGGTGAGCTGGCTTTGTGTGTGGATCAGCAGCCGTGGTCGTCGTACTGTGGCGAGCCAAATTGCGGCCAGTTAAACCCTATAAATGAACACTCGTATCGGATACTTGAAGGCTTGTACCGGGAACTATTGGATCTCACTGAAGTACGCGATTTGGTGCATCTTGGCGGTGATGAAGTAAATCTCGAATGTTGGGCACAATACGGCAACATCACCCTGGCCATGCAGGCGCAAAACATGACGGATCATCACGCACTTTGGGCGGAATTCGAAACAAAGATGCTACAGCGACTGATTCGGGCGAATCGCGACAAGGTGCCGAAGGCGGTTATCCTGTGGAGCTCACCATTAACCAAGAGGCCTTACATTACGATGTATTTCGATCAGAAGATCCACGTAATACAATCCTGGGGTGGCAGCAACTGGCCGGAAACGCCGGACCTGCTGGAGGATGGCTTCCGGGTGATTCTGTCGCATGTTGACGCTTGGTACCTGGACTGCGGCTTTGGTAGATGGCGAGAGAGCGGTGAAGCCGCGTGCGGCGAATACCGCACCTGGCAGACTGTTTACAATCACCGTCCATGGAAAGACTATCTACCGCAGCAGTTACCTTTAGTGCTTGGTGGTGAGGCAGCGATCTGGAGCGAGCAGACTGGACAATCGTCCTTAGGACCTCGACTATGGCCCAGGGCGTCAGCATTCGCTGAACGATTGTG GAGTGATCTGCCAACGAACAGTTACTCCACGgatgaaaatgtttatactagACTAGCCATGCACATTGAAGTTTTGAACAGCAGAGGTATTAAGACGGAATCTATGTGGCCGCAATGGTGTTCTCAGAACCCCGGAAAATGTCTCTGA
- the LOC105834465 gene encoding probable beta-hexosaminidase fdl isoform X3: MTPHRLLRMVGSMPSGWMRRILLFLVLMTGVLLIAMYAHAPPLASLQPFATRRLEDLQRGLVNYLVGNETTIGPGERLYEYLEGPRTFQSPWSWACVANRCERRAVRSSRTSLATCTAHCGGNTRLLWPRPTENVILGDDSVILHLQQIEFVTVNTSDQETKDLLEHAKDVFIGNIRSLVKVLNAKSRSGIDSFIVYLSAGSARSTTLTLDTDESYKLELAPRGKVLEARITGRSYFGVRHGLETLSQLIWWDEAAGKQGALRVLTQATIEDKPAFPYRGLLVDTGRQFFPVEELKRVIDGMAATKLNTLHWHLTDSQSFPFDSTQFPEMARWGAYSGDHIYTPDDIKDLADYARIRGVRIVVEIDSPAHAGAGWQWGAEHGFGELALCVDQQPWSSYCGEPNCGQLNPINEHSYRILEGLYRELLDLTEVRDLVHLGGDEVNLECWAQYGNITLAMQAQNMTDHHALWAEFETKMLQRLIRANRDKVPKAVILWSSPLTKRPYITMYFDQKIHVIQSWGGSNWPETPDLLEDGFRVILSHVDAWYLDCGFGRWRESGEAACGEYRTWQTVYNHRPWKDYLPQQLPLVLGGEAAIWSEQTGQSSLGPRLWPRASAFAERLWSDLPTNSYSTDENVYTRLAMHIEVLNSRGIKTESMWPQWCSQNPGKCL, from the exons ACTCCTCAGAATGGTGGGTAGCATGCCCAGCGGATGGATGAGGAGGattctcctcttcctcgtccTGATGACCGGTGTCCTGCTGATCGCCATGTATGCTCACGCTCCGCCACTCGCATCGCTTCAGCCTTTCGCGACGCGACG ACTAGAGGACTTGCAGCGTGGCTTGGTTAATTACCTGGTGGGTAATGAAACCACGATTGGACCCGGAGAACGGCTCTACGAGTATCTGGAAGGGCCTAG GACATTTCAAAGTCCGTGGTCCTGGGCGTGTGTGGCGAATCGATGCGAGAGACGAGCGGTAAGGTCTTCGAGGACATCCTTGGCGACTTGCACCGCGCATTGCGGAGGGAACACTCGACTGCTGTGGCCCAGACCGACCGAGAACGTCATCCTCGGCGATGACAGTGTTATCTTGCATCTTCAGCAGATCGAGTTTGTCACTGTAAATACAAGCGATCAGGAGACGAAAGATCTGCTAGAGCATGCGAAGGATGTTTTCATCG GGAACATCAGGAGTCTGGTCAAGGTGTTGAATGCCAAAAGTCGATCAGGTATCGATTCGTTCATCGTGTACCTGAGCGCCGGCAGCGCGCGAAGCACCACCTTGACTCTGGACACCGACGAGTCATATAAGTTGGAGCTCGCGCCAAGGGGGAAAGTTTTAGAGGCTAGAATCACGGGGAGGAGCTACTTCGGGGTGCGGCATGGCCTCGAGACCCTCAGCCAGCTGATCTGGTGGGACGAGGCCGCCGGCAAACAGGGTGCTCTTCGTGTCCTCACACAGGCCACCATCGAGGACAAACCTGCGTTCCCTTATCGCGGTCTTCTCGTCGACACCGGCCGACAATTTTTTCCCGTCGAGGAACTCAAGCGGGTTATTGACGGTATGGCAGCCACGAAGCTCAACACGTTGCATTGGCACCTCACCGACTCGCAGAGTTTTCCGTTCGATTCGACGCAGTTCCCGGAGATGGCGAGATGGGGTGCCTACAGCGGCGATCACATCTACACGCCCGATGACATAAAGGATCTAGCCGATTACGCGAGGATACGCGGCGTCAGAATCGTTGTTGAGATCGATTCTCCGGCCCACGCTGGCGCTGGATGGCAATGGG gTGCAGAACACGGTTTCGGTGAGCTGGCTTTGTGTGTGGATCAGCAGCCGTGGTCGTCGTACTGTGGCGAGCCAAATTGCGGCCAGTTAAACCCTATAAATGAACACTCGTATCGGATACTTGAAGGCTTGTACCGGGAACTATTGGATCTCACTGAAGTACGCGATTTGGTGCATCTTGGCGGTGATGAAGTAAATCTCGAATGTTGGGCACAATACGGCAACATCACCCTGGCCATGCAGGCGCAAAACATGACGGATCATCACGCACTTTGGGCGGAATTCGAAACAAAGATGCTACAGCGACTGATTCGGGCGAATCGCGACAAGGTGCCGAAGGCGGTTATCCTGTGGAGCTCACCATTAACCAAGAGGCCTTACATTACGATGTATTTCGATCAGAAGATCCACGTAATACAATCCTGGGGTGGCAGCAACTGGCCGGAAACGCCGGACCTGCTGGAGGATGGCTTCCGGGTGATTCTGTCGCATGTTGACGCTTGGTACCTGGACTGCGGCTTTGGTAGATGGCGAGAGAGCGGTGAAGCCGCGTGCGGCGAATACCGCACCTGGCAGACTGTTTACAATCACCGTCCATGGAAAGACTATCTACCGCAGCAGTTACCTTTAGTGCTTGGTGGTGAGGCAGCGATCTGGAGCGAGCAGACTGGACAATCGTCCTTAGGACCTCGACTATGGCCCAGGGCGTCAGCATTCGCTGAACGATTGTG GAGTGATCTGCCAACGAACAGTTACTCCACGgatgaaaatgtttatactagACTAGCCATGCACATTGAAGTTTTGAACAGCAGAGGTATTAAGACGGAATCTATGTGGCCGCAATGGTGTTCTCAGAACCCCGGAAAATGTCTCTGA
- the LOC105834465 gene encoding probable beta-hexosaminidase fdl isoform X4, whose translation MVGSMPSGWMRRILLFLVLMTGVLLIAMYAHAPPLASLQPFATRRRLEDLQRGLVNYLVGNETTIGPGERLYEYLEGPRTFQSPWSWACVANRCERRAVRSSRTSLATCTAHCGGNTRLLWPRPTENVILGDDSVILHLQQIEFVTVNTSDQETKDLLEHAKDVFIGNIRSLVKVLNAKSRSGIDSFIVYLSAGSARSTTLTLDTDESYKLELAPRGKVLEARITGRSYFGVRHGLETLSQLIWWDEAAGKQGALRVLTQATIEDKPAFPYRGLLVDTGRQFFPVEELKRVIDGMAATKLNTLHWHLTDSQSFPFDSTQFPEMARWGAYSGDHIYTPDDIKDLADYARIRGVRIVVEIDSPAHAGAGWQWGAEHGFGELALCVDQQPWSSYCGEPNCGQLNPINEHSYRILEGLYRELLDLTEVRDLVHLGGDEVNLECWAQYGNITLAMQAQNMTDHHALWAEFETKMLQRLIRANRDKVPKAVILWSSPLTKRPYITMYFDQKIHVIQSWGGSNWPETPDLLEDGFRVILSHVDAWYLDCGFGRWRESGEAACGEYRTWQTVYNHRPWKDYLPQQLPLVLGGEAAIWSEQTGQSSLGPRLWPRASAFAERLWSDLPTNSYSTDENVYTRLAMHIEVLNSRGIKTESMWPQWCSQNPGKCL comes from the exons ATGGTGGGTAGCATGCCCAGCGGATGGATGAGGAGGattctcctcttcctcgtccTGATGACCGGTGTCCTGCTGATCGCCATGTATGCTCACGCTCCGCCACTCGCATCGCTTCAGCCTTTCGCGACGCGACG AAGACTAGAGGACTTGCAGCGTGGCTTGGTTAATTACCTGGTGGGTAATGAAACCACGATTGGACCCGGAGAACGGCTCTACGAGTATCTGGAAGGGCCTAG GACATTTCAAAGTCCGTGGTCCTGGGCGTGTGTGGCGAATCGATGCGAGAGACGAGCGGTAAGGTCTTCGAGGACATCCTTGGCGACTTGCACCGCGCATTGCGGAGGGAACACTCGACTGCTGTGGCCCAGACCGACCGAGAACGTCATCCTCGGCGATGACAGTGTTATCTTGCATCTTCAGCAGATCGAGTTTGTCACTGTAAATACAAGCGATCAGGAGACGAAAGATCTGCTAGAGCATGCGAAGGATGTTTTCATCG GGAACATCAGGAGTCTGGTCAAGGTGTTGAATGCCAAAAGTCGATCAGGTATCGATTCGTTCATCGTGTACCTGAGCGCCGGCAGCGCGCGAAGCACCACCTTGACTCTGGACACCGACGAGTCATATAAGTTGGAGCTCGCGCCAAGGGGGAAAGTTTTAGAGGCTAGAATCACGGGGAGGAGCTACTTCGGGGTGCGGCATGGCCTCGAGACCCTCAGCCAGCTGATCTGGTGGGACGAGGCCGCCGGCAAACAGGGTGCTCTTCGTGTCCTCACACAGGCCACCATCGAGGACAAACCTGCGTTCCCTTATCGCGGTCTTCTCGTCGACACCGGCCGACAATTTTTTCCCGTCGAGGAACTCAAGCGGGTTATTGACGGTATGGCAGCCACGAAGCTCAACACGTTGCATTGGCACCTCACCGACTCGCAGAGTTTTCCGTTCGATTCGACGCAGTTCCCGGAGATGGCGAGATGGGGTGCCTACAGCGGCGATCACATCTACACGCCCGATGACATAAAGGATCTAGCCGATTACGCGAGGATACGCGGCGTCAGAATCGTTGTTGAGATCGATTCTCCGGCCCACGCTGGCGCTGGATGGCAATGGG gTGCAGAACACGGTTTCGGTGAGCTGGCTTTGTGTGTGGATCAGCAGCCGTGGTCGTCGTACTGTGGCGAGCCAAATTGCGGCCAGTTAAACCCTATAAATGAACACTCGTATCGGATACTTGAAGGCTTGTACCGGGAACTATTGGATCTCACTGAAGTACGCGATTTGGTGCATCTTGGCGGTGATGAAGTAAATCTCGAATGTTGGGCACAATACGGCAACATCACCCTGGCCATGCAGGCGCAAAACATGACGGATCATCACGCACTTTGGGCGGAATTCGAAACAAAGATGCTACAGCGACTGATTCGGGCGAATCGCGACAAGGTGCCGAAGGCGGTTATCCTGTGGAGCTCACCATTAACCAAGAGGCCTTACATTACGATGTATTTCGATCAGAAGATCCACGTAATACAATCCTGGGGTGGCAGCAACTGGCCGGAAACGCCGGACCTGCTGGAGGATGGCTTCCGGGTGATTCTGTCGCATGTTGACGCTTGGTACCTGGACTGCGGCTTTGGTAGATGGCGAGAGAGCGGTGAAGCCGCGTGCGGCGAATACCGCACCTGGCAGACTGTTTACAATCACCGTCCATGGAAAGACTATCTACCGCAGCAGTTACCTTTAGTGCTTGGTGGTGAGGCAGCGATCTGGAGCGAGCAGACTGGACAATCGTCCTTAGGACCTCGACTATGGCCCAGGGCGTCAGCATTCGCTGAACGATTGTG GAGTGATCTGCCAACGAACAGTTACTCCACGgatgaaaatgtttatactagACTAGCCATGCACATTGAAGTTTTGAACAGCAGAGGTATTAAGACGGAATCTATGTGGCCGCAATGGTGTTCTCAGAACCCCGGAAAATGTCTCTGA
- the LOC105834465 gene encoding probable beta-hexosaminidase fdl isoform X2 has protein sequence MARRLLRMVGSMPSGWMRRILLFLVLMTGVLLIAMYAHAPPLASLQPFATRRRLEDLQRGLVNYLVGNETTIGPGERLYEYLEGPRTFQSPWSWACVANRCERRAVRSSRTSLATCTAHCGGNTRLLWPRPTENVILGDDSVILHLQQIEFVTVNTSDQETKDLLEHAKDVFIGNIRSLVKVLNAKSRSGIDSFIVYLSAGSARSTTLTLDTDESYKLELAPRGKVLEARITGRSYFGVRHGLETLSQLIWWDEAAGKQGALRVLTQATIEDKPAFPYRGLLVDTGRQFFPVEELKRVIDGMAATKLNTLHWHLTDSQSFPFDSTQFPEMARWGAYSGDHIYTPDDIKDLADYARIRGVRIVVEIDSPAHAGAGWQWGAEHGFGELALCVDQQPWSSYCGEPNCGQLNPINEHSYRILEGLYRELLDLTEVRDLVHLGGDEVNLECWAQYGNITLAMQAQNMTDHHALWAEFETKMLQRLIRANRDKVPKAVILWSSPLTKRPYITMYFDQKIHVIQSWGGSNWPETPDLLEDGFRVILSHVDAWYLDCGFGRWRESGEAACGEYRTWQTVYNHRPWKDYLPQQLPLVLGGEAAIWSEQTGQSSLGPRLWPRASAFAERLWSDLPTNSYSTDENVYTRLAMHIEVLNSRGIKTESMWPQWCSQNPGKCL, from the exons ACTCCTCAGAATGGTGGGTAGCATGCCCAGCGGATGGATGAGGAGGattctcctcttcctcgtccTGATGACCGGTGTCCTGCTGATCGCCATGTATGCTCACGCTCCGCCACTCGCATCGCTTCAGCCTTTCGCGACGCGACG AAGACTAGAGGACTTGCAGCGTGGCTTGGTTAATTACCTGGTGGGTAATGAAACCACGATTGGACCCGGAGAACGGCTCTACGAGTATCTGGAAGGGCCTAG GACATTTCAAAGTCCGTGGTCCTGGGCGTGTGTGGCGAATCGATGCGAGAGACGAGCGGTAAGGTCTTCGAGGACATCCTTGGCGACTTGCACCGCGCATTGCGGAGGGAACACTCGACTGCTGTGGCCCAGACCGACCGAGAACGTCATCCTCGGCGATGACAGTGTTATCTTGCATCTTCAGCAGATCGAGTTTGTCACTGTAAATACAAGCGATCAGGAGACGAAAGATCTGCTAGAGCATGCGAAGGATGTTTTCATCG GGAACATCAGGAGTCTGGTCAAGGTGTTGAATGCCAAAAGTCGATCAGGTATCGATTCGTTCATCGTGTACCTGAGCGCCGGCAGCGCGCGAAGCACCACCTTGACTCTGGACACCGACGAGTCATATAAGTTGGAGCTCGCGCCAAGGGGGAAAGTTTTAGAGGCTAGAATCACGGGGAGGAGCTACTTCGGGGTGCGGCATGGCCTCGAGACCCTCAGCCAGCTGATCTGGTGGGACGAGGCCGCCGGCAAACAGGGTGCTCTTCGTGTCCTCACACAGGCCACCATCGAGGACAAACCTGCGTTCCCTTATCGCGGTCTTCTCGTCGACACCGGCCGACAATTTTTTCCCGTCGAGGAACTCAAGCGGGTTATTGACGGTATGGCAGCCACGAAGCTCAACACGTTGCATTGGCACCTCACCGACTCGCAGAGTTTTCCGTTCGATTCGACGCAGTTCCCGGAGATGGCGAGATGGGGTGCCTACAGCGGCGATCACATCTACACGCCCGATGACATAAAGGATCTAGCCGATTACGCGAGGATACGCGGCGTCAGAATCGTTGTTGAGATCGATTCTCCGGCCCACGCTGGCGCTGGATGGCAATGGG gTGCAGAACACGGTTTCGGTGAGCTGGCTTTGTGTGTGGATCAGCAGCCGTGGTCGTCGTACTGTGGCGAGCCAAATTGCGGCCAGTTAAACCCTATAAATGAACACTCGTATCGGATACTTGAAGGCTTGTACCGGGAACTATTGGATCTCACTGAAGTACGCGATTTGGTGCATCTTGGCGGTGATGAAGTAAATCTCGAATGTTGGGCACAATACGGCAACATCACCCTGGCCATGCAGGCGCAAAACATGACGGATCATCACGCACTTTGGGCGGAATTCGAAACAAAGATGCTACAGCGACTGATTCGGGCGAATCGCGACAAGGTGCCGAAGGCGGTTATCCTGTGGAGCTCACCATTAACCAAGAGGCCTTACATTACGATGTATTTCGATCAGAAGATCCACGTAATACAATCCTGGGGTGGCAGCAACTGGCCGGAAACGCCGGACCTGCTGGAGGATGGCTTCCGGGTGATTCTGTCGCATGTTGACGCTTGGTACCTGGACTGCGGCTTTGGTAGATGGCGAGAGAGCGGTGAAGCCGCGTGCGGCGAATACCGCACCTGGCAGACTGTTTACAATCACCGTCCATGGAAAGACTATCTACCGCAGCAGTTACCTTTAGTGCTTGGTGGTGAGGCAGCGATCTGGAGCGAGCAGACTGGACAATCGTCCTTAGGACCTCGACTATGGCCCAGGGCGTCAGCATTCGCTGAACGATTGTG GAGTGATCTGCCAACGAACAGTTACTCCACGgatgaaaatgtttatactagACTAGCCATGCACATTGAAGTTTTGAACAGCAGAGGTATTAAGACGGAATCTATGTGGCCGCAATGGTGTTCTCAGAACCCCGGAAAATGTCTCTGA
- the LOC105834465 gene encoding probable beta-hexosaminidase fdl isoform X1 encodes MTPHRLLRMVGSMPSGWMRRILLFLVLMTGVLLIAMYAHAPPLASLQPFATRRRLEDLQRGLVNYLVGNETTIGPGERLYEYLEGPRTFQSPWSWACVANRCERRAVRSSRTSLATCTAHCGGNTRLLWPRPTENVILGDDSVILHLQQIEFVTVNTSDQETKDLLEHAKDVFIGNIRSLVKVLNAKSRSGIDSFIVYLSAGSARSTTLTLDTDESYKLELAPRGKVLEARITGRSYFGVRHGLETLSQLIWWDEAAGKQGALRVLTQATIEDKPAFPYRGLLVDTGRQFFPVEELKRVIDGMAATKLNTLHWHLTDSQSFPFDSTQFPEMARWGAYSGDHIYTPDDIKDLADYARIRGVRIVVEIDSPAHAGAGWQWGAEHGFGELALCVDQQPWSSYCGEPNCGQLNPINEHSYRILEGLYRELLDLTEVRDLVHLGGDEVNLECWAQYGNITLAMQAQNMTDHHALWAEFETKMLQRLIRANRDKVPKAVILWSSPLTKRPYITMYFDQKIHVIQSWGGSNWPETPDLLEDGFRVILSHVDAWYLDCGFGRWRESGEAACGEYRTWQTVYNHRPWKDYLPQQLPLVLGGEAAIWSEQTGQSSLGPRLWPRASAFAERLWSDLPTNSYSTDENVYTRLAMHIEVLNSRGIKTESMWPQWCSQNPGKCL; translated from the exons ACTCCTCAGAATGGTGGGTAGCATGCCCAGCGGATGGATGAGGAGGattctcctcttcctcgtccTGATGACCGGTGTCCTGCTGATCGCCATGTATGCTCACGCTCCGCCACTCGCATCGCTTCAGCCTTTCGCGACGCGACG AAGACTAGAGGACTTGCAGCGTGGCTTGGTTAATTACCTGGTGGGTAATGAAACCACGATTGGACCCGGAGAACGGCTCTACGAGTATCTGGAAGGGCCTAG GACATTTCAAAGTCCGTGGTCCTGGGCGTGTGTGGCGAATCGATGCGAGAGACGAGCGGTAAGGTCTTCGAGGACATCCTTGGCGACTTGCACCGCGCATTGCGGAGGGAACACTCGACTGCTGTGGCCCAGACCGACCGAGAACGTCATCCTCGGCGATGACAGTGTTATCTTGCATCTTCAGCAGATCGAGTTTGTCACTGTAAATACAAGCGATCAGGAGACGAAAGATCTGCTAGAGCATGCGAAGGATGTTTTCATCG GGAACATCAGGAGTCTGGTCAAGGTGTTGAATGCCAAAAGTCGATCAGGTATCGATTCGTTCATCGTGTACCTGAGCGCCGGCAGCGCGCGAAGCACCACCTTGACTCTGGACACCGACGAGTCATATAAGTTGGAGCTCGCGCCAAGGGGGAAAGTTTTAGAGGCTAGAATCACGGGGAGGAGCTACTTCGGGGTGCGGCATGGCCTCGAGACCCTCAGCCAGCTGATCTGGTGGGACGAGGCCGCCGGCAAACAGGGTGCTCTTCGTGTCCTCACACAGGCCACCATCGAGGACAAACCTGCGTTCCCTTATCGCGGTCTTCTCGTCGACACCGGCCGACAATTTTTTCCCGTCGAGGAACTCAAGCGGGTTATTGACGGTATGGCAGCCACGAAGCTCAACACGTTGCATTGGCACCTCACCGACTCGCAGAGTTTTCCGTTCGATTCGACGCAGTTCCCGGAGATGGCGAGATGGGGTGCCTACAGCGGCGATCACATCTACACGCCCGATGACATAAAGGATCTAGCCGATTACGCGAGGATACGCGGCGTCAGAATCGTTGTTGAGATCGATTCTCCGGCCCACGCTGGCGCTGGATGGCAATGGG gTGCAGAACACGGTTTCGGTGAGCTGGCTTTGTGTGTGGATCAGCAGCCGTGGTCGTCGTACTGTGGCGAGCCAAATTGCGGCCAGTTAAACCCTATAAATGAACACTCGTATCGGATACTTGAAGGCTTGTACCGGGAACTATTGGATCTCACTGAAGTACGCGATTTGGTGCATCTTGGCGGTGATGAAGTAAATCTCGAATGTTGGGCACAATACGGCAACATCACCCTGGCCATGCAGGCGCAAAACATGACGGATCATCACGCACTTTGGGCGGAATTCGAAACAAAGATGCTACAGCGACTGATTCGGGCGAATCGCGACAAGGTGCCGAAGGCGGTTATCCTGTGGAGCTCACCATTAACCAAGAGGCCTTACATTACGATGTATTTCGATCAGAAGATCCACGTAATACAATCCTGGGGTGGCAGCAACTGGCCGGAAACGCCGGACCTGCTGGAGGATGGCTTCCGGGTGATTCTGTCGCATGTTGACGCTTGGTACCTGGACTGCGGCTTTGGTAGATGGCGAGAGAGCGGTGAAGCCGCGTGCGGCGAATACCGCACCTGGCAGACTGTTTACAATCACCGTCCATGGAAAGACTATCTACCGCAGCAGTTACCTTTAGTGCTTGGTGGTGAGGCAGCGATCTGGAGCGAGCAGACTGGACAATCGTCCTTAGGACCTCGACTATGGCCCAGGGCGTCAGCATTCGCTGAACGATTGTG GAGTGATCTGCCAACGAACAGTTACTCCACGgatgaaaatgtttatactagACTAGCCATGCACATTGAAGTTTTGAACAGCAGAGGTATTAAGACGGAATCTATGTGGCCGCAATGGTGTTCTCAGAACCCCGGAAAATGTCTCTGA